The Cellulomonas wangleii genome includes a region encoding these proteins:
- a CDS encoding LamG-like jellyroll fold domain-containing protein, with product MKRIVARGASVAAAAALVAATLVSGPAAQALSDGLGFTADDLPTWQTNGTVWAVAAVGDTVFAGGTFSRLDPPVGGSGSPITVSALASFDATTGAPRSCRPSVTLSGGTATIRALTLAPDGRTLYIGGNFSNVGGTNVARLAALDVPTCTVRAAFRPTGISSVVRAVSVTQDAVYLGGDFTSVAGQPRGSFAAVSPTNGALLPWVADAELRGFAVAAGKDGSTVAVGGDFFTVNGQDSHGFAVVDATTGENVRNFPRGFIPDTSVIHAITADDTGYYAGAEGTGGGVFDGSFAVDYGSFAQRWRDRCLGATQAILVDRSIVYEAHHHHDCAPNNRGEFTDGVRVYLTANRADASNEMLAWRPRLNDGIGEGIGPRALTVAETGARRYLWVGGEFTRVNGNTQQSLTRFADGPDTGAPTTPVVRAESLRTGEIRLAWRASYDDDDGALTYRVFRGSSSEPIATVTGDSRWWVRPQVSFVDTTATPGVQYTYRVTASDGTSTSPQSGGVNARAATTTQAYASAVIDDGAELYWRGELASSRYGVDSASGASQVNYMEGVTHRGGEDAAIGSAGWSATFDGATGYAYDERTVPGPSVYSVETWIRTTTTQGGKIIGFGNGKPNTGTGATRLSGSYDRHVYMTNDGRLVFGTYTGSAVAVTSAQSFNDGEWHHVVATQGPGGMALYVDGKRVARNANSVAQAYEGSWRIGGDQLNGWPSRPTSNFFAGQIDETAVYPTALTGAQVEAHYRATGREPAVPPAPADEYGAAVYGLDPDLYWRLDEPPATGTVADSGRYGVTGTVTGRVALGTPGVVEPGTAATFTPVGTGAADGGTIASDVSFTDPRGYSLELWFQSSSAVGGKLIGFGNERSALSGNYDRHVYQRDDGRLVFGVWTGTENTVVSPAAYTDGAWHHVVATHSPLTGMSLYVDGQLVGTNAATGAQSYTGYWRVGGDTSWSGTSSPWFTGSIDEVAVYGSVLTGQDVALHHALGAQLPLPDTTPPSTPADLTATAAGDDAVALAWEAATDDVAVTGYTVRRSGSPDFPAVSTTQLEDVTGTSVTDVGLAAGTYYYQVLAHDAAGNVSAPGAAVEITVAGPDTTAPGAPAGLTAAVTGEDTVGLAWQAAQDDRAVTRYVLQRSTSPDFPAAGTTQVAEVTGTSHTDTGLDVGTYHYRVVAYDAAGNASEPSTAAEVTLLGPDVSAPGAPGGVSGSVDGAGAVSVSWSASSDDRGVAGYRVFRGASADFVAAEGVLVGEVTGLSVVDAGAVPGEHFYKVVAFDAAGNVSAASSAASVTVPEPVGEPVTVVVPASGDAMVLASAASTNYGSNTQLAVRSEGSAQESFLSFDLPAAPAGAGLTSVVLGVRSSTDPAAASEGAVTASVVGGSWTESGVTWVNRPTGAGVVLGSLPQVPVRNTAYELVGDPAVLASSLGGRVTLRLAGGGSDNARFWSREATNATYAPALTLTFTPGTVGPQPDVSAPGAPGGVSGSVDGAGAVSVSWSASSDDRGVAGYRVFRGASADFVAAEGVLVGEVTGLSVVDAGAVPGEHFYKVVAFDAAGNVSAASSAASVTVPEPVGEPVTVVVPASGDAMVLASAASTNYGSNTQLAVRSEGSAQESFLSFDLPAAPAGAGLTSVVLGVRSSTDPAAASEGAVTASVVGGSWTESGVTWVNRPTGAGVVLGSLPQVPVRNTAYELVGDPAVLASSLGGRVTLRLAGGGSDNARFWSREATNATYAPVLTLTFTPVEAAPAAEVPPAAATVPQADTAAVEEGATTPSGTGGAVPGEHAAPAVPVPAPPRPEQGPVAVPTEPVTEPEPTPGTTTEPPPAADPEAEPGVTEP from the coding sequence ATGAAGAGGATCGTCGCTCGCGGGGCTTCGGTGGCAGCCGCCGCCGCGCTCGTCGCGGCAACACTGGTGTCCGGACCGGCAGCGCAGGCGCTGTCGGACGGGCTGGGGTTCACGGCCGACGACCTGCCGACCTGGCAGACGAACGGCACCGTCTGGGCCGTCGCGGCCGTCGGTGACACCGTCTTCGCCGGCGGCACCTTCAGCAGGCTCGACCCCCCGGTCGGCGGCAGCGGGTCGCCGATCACGGTCTCCGCGCTCGCGAGCTTCGACGCGACGACGGGTGCGCCGCGGTCCTGCCGCCCGTCCGTCACGCTGTCGGGCGGGACGGCGACCATCCGCGCGCTGACGCTCGCGCCGGACGGCCGCACCCTGTACATCGGCGGCAACTTCTCCAACGTGGGCGGCACCAACGTCGCCCGCCTGGCCGCCCTCGACGTCCCCACGTGCACCGTGCGCGCGGCGTTCCGGCCGACCGGCATCTCCTCGGTCGTGCGCGCCGTCTCGGTGACGCAGGACGCCGTCTACCTGGGCGGCGACTTCACCAGCGTGGCCGGGCAGCCGCGCGGCTCGTTCGCCGCGGTCTCCCCGACCAACGGCGCGCTGCTCCCGTGGGTCGCGGACGCCGAGCTGCGCGGCTTCGCGGTCGCGGCCGGCAAGGACGGCAGCACGGTCGCCGTCGGCGGCGACTTCTTCACCGTCAACGGCCAGGACAGCCACGGGTTCGCGGTGGTCGACGCCACCACGGGCGAGAACGTGCGGAACTTCCCGCGCGGCTTCATCCCCGACACGTCCGTCATCCACGCGATCACCGCGGACGACACGGGGTACTACGCGGGCGCGGAGGGGACCGGCGGCGGTGTCTTCGACGGGTCGTTCGCCGTCGACTACGGGTCGTTCGCGCAGCGCTGGCGGGACCGCTGCCTCGGCGCGACGCAGGCCATCCTCGTCGACCGCTCGATCGTCTACGAGGCGCACCACCACCACGACTGCGCGCCGAACAACCGGGGCGAGTTCACCGACGGTGTGCGCGTCTACCTCACGGCCAACCGCGCCGACGCGAGCAACGAGATGCTCGCGTGGCGCCCGCGGCTCAACGACGGCATCGGCGAGGGCATCGGCCCGCGCGCGCTGACCGTCGCCGAGACCGGTGCCCGGCGCTACCTGTGGGTGGGCGGGGAGTTCACGCGCGTCAACGGCAACACCCAGCAGTCGCTCACGCGGTTCGCCGACGGGCCGGACACCGGTGCGCCGACCACCCCGGTGGTGCGCGCGGAGTCGCTGCGCACCGGGGAGATCCGGCTGGCGTGGCGGGCGTCGTACGACGACGACGACGGGGCGCTGACGTACCGCGTCTTCCGTGGGTCCTCGAGCGAGCCGATCGCGACCGTCACGGGGGACTCGCGCTGGTGGGTCCGCCCCCAGGTCTCGTTCGTGGACACCACGGCGACGCCCGGCGTCCAGTACACCTACCGCGTCACCGCGAGCGACGGCACCAGCACCAGCCCCCAGTCCGGCGGGGTGAACGCCCGCGCGGCGACCACGACCCAGGCCTACGCCTCCGCGGTCATCGACGACGGCGCCGAGCTCTACTGGCGCGGCGAGCTCGCGTCGAGCCGGTACGGGGTGGACTCCGCGTCGGGTGCCTCGCAGGTCAACTACATGGAGGGCGTCACCCACCGGGGCGGCGAGGACGCCGCCATCGGGTCCGCCGGCTGGTCGGCCACGTTCGACGGTGCGACGGGGTACGCGTACGACGAGCGCACCGTGCCCGGGCCGTCGGTGTACTCGGTCGAGACCTGGATCCGCACCACCACGACCCAGGGCGGCAAGATCATCGGCTTCGGCAACGGCAAGCCGAACACCGGTACCGGCGCCACGCGCCTGTCCGGCAGCTACGACCGGCACGTCTACATGACCAACGACGGCCGGCTCGTGTTCGGCACGTACACGGGCAGCGCCGTCGCGGTGACGTCCGCCCAGTCGTTCAACGACGGCGAGTGGCACCACGTGGTCGCGACGCAGGGTCCGGGCGGGATGGCGCTGTACGTCGACGGCAAGCGGGTCGCCCGCAACGCGAACTCGGTGGCGCAGGCCTACGAGGGCTCGTGGCGGATCGGCGGCGACCAGCTGAACGGGTGGCCGTCGCGGCCCACGAGCAACTTCTTCGCGGGGCAGATCGACGAGACCGCCGTGTACCCGACGGCGCTGACGGGTGCGCAGGTCGAGGCCCACTACCGGGCGACCGGGCGTGAGCCCGCGGTCCCGCCGGCCCCGGCCGACGAGTACGGCGCCGCGGTCTACGGGCTCGACCCGGACCTGTACTGGCGTCTGGACGAGCCGCCGGCCACCGGCACCGTCGCGGACTCCGGCCGTTACGGCGTCACCGGCACCGTGACGGGCCGGGTCGCCCTGGGCACCCCGGGCGTGGTCGAGCCGGGCACGGCCGCGACCTTCACGCCCGTGGGGACCGGCGCGGCGGACGGCGGCACCATCGCCTCCGACGTGTCGTTCACCGACCCGCGCGGCTACTCGCTCGAGCTGTGGTTCCAGTCGTCGTCGGCCGTGGGCGGCAAGCTCATCGGCTTCGGCAACGAGCGGTCCGCGCTGTCGGGCAACTACGACCGGCACGTGTACCAGCGTGACGACGGCCGGCTCGTGTTCGGGGTCTGGACGGGCACCGAGAACACGGTCGTCAGCCCCGCGGCGTACACCGACGGTGCGTGGCACCACGTGGTCGCGACGCACTCGCCGCTGACCGGCATGAGCCTGTACGTCGACGGTCAGCTGGTCGGCACGAACGCCGCCACGGGGGCGCAGTCCTACACCGGGTACTGGCGGGTCGGCGGCGACACGTCCTGGAGCGGCACCTCGAGCCCCTGGTTCACGGGGTCGATCGACGAGGTCGCCGTCTACGGGAGCGTGCTGACGGGCCAGGACGTGGCCCTGCACCACGCGCTCGGCGCGCAGCTCCCGCTGCCCGACACGACCCCGCCGAGCACGCCGGCCGACCTGACGGCCACGGCCGCCGGGGACGACGCCGTCGCGCTGGCCTGGGAGGCGGCGACGGACGACGTCGCCGTCACCGGGTACACGGTGCGCCGGTCCGGCTCGCCGGACTTCCCGGCCGTGTCGACGACCCAGCTCGAGGACGTCACCGGCACGTCGGTGACGGACGTCGGGCTGGCGGCCGGCACGTACTACTACCAGGTACTGGCCCACGACGCTGCAGGCAACGTGAGCGCACCCGGTGCAGCGGTCGAGATCACGGTCGCGGGGCCCGACACCACGGCGCCCGGCGCACCGGCCGGTCTGACCGCCGCGGTGACCGGTGAGGACACCGTGGGCCTCGCGTGGCAGGCGGCGCAGGACGACCGCGCCGTCACCCGCTACGTGCTGCAGCGCTCGACGTCGCCGGACTTCCCGGCCGCGGGCACGACGCAGGTCGCCGAGGTGACGGGCACGTCGCACACCGACACGGGGCTCGACGTCGGGACGTACCACTACCGCGTCGTCGCGTACGACGCGGCCGGCAACGCGAGCGAGCCGAGCACCGCCGCCGAGGTGACGCTGCTCGGGCCGGATGTGTCGGCTCCGGGTGCTCCGGGTGGGGTGTCGGGGTCGGTGGACGGTGCCGGTGCGGTGTCGGTGTCGTGGTCGGCGTCGTCGGACGATCGTGGGGTGGCCGGGTACCGGGTGTTCCGGGGTGCGTCGGCGGACTTCGTGGCCGCTGAGGGGGTGCTGGTCGGTGAGGTGACGGGTCTGTCGGTGGTGGATGCCGGTGCCGTGCCGGGGGAGCACTTCTACAAGGTGGTGGCGTTCGACGCGGCGGGCAACGTGTCCGCGGCGTCGTCGGCGGCGTCGGTGACGGTGCCCGAGCCGGTGGGTGAGCCGGTGACGGTGGTGGTGCCGGCGTCGGGCGATGCGATGGTGCTGGCCTCGGCGGCGTCGACGAACTACGGGTCGAACACGCAGCTGGCGGTGCGTTCGGAGGGGTCGGCGCAGGAGTCGTTCCTGTCGTTCGACCTGCCGGCGGCGCCGGCGGGTGCGGGGTTGACGTCGGTGGTGCTGGGGGTGCGTTCCTCGACGGACCCGGCGGCGGCCTCGGAGGGTGCGGTGACGGCCTCGGTGGTCGGGGGGTCGTGGACCGAGTCGGGTGTGACCTGGGTGAACCGGCCCACCGGTGCCGGGGTGGTGCTGGGCTCGTTGCCGCAGGTGCCGGTGCGCAACACGGCGTACGAGCTGGTCGGTGACCCGGCGGTGCTGGCCTCGTCGTTGGGTGGCCGTGTCACCCTGCGGCTGGCCGGTGGAGGGTCGGACAACGCGCGGTTCTGGTCGCGTGAGGCCACCAACGCCACGTACGCACCCGCCCTGACGCTGACGTTCACACCGGGCACGGTCGGTCCGCAGCCGGATGTGTCGGCTCCGGGTGCTCCGGGTGGGGTGTCGGGGTCGGTGGACGGTGCCGGTGCGGTGTCGGTGTCGTGGTCGGCGTCGTCGGACGATCGTGGGGTGGCCGGGTACCGGGTGTTCCGGGGTGCGTCGGCGGACTTCGTGGCCGCTGAGGGGGTGCTGGTCGGTGAGGTGACGGGTCTGTCGGTGGTGGATGCCGGTGCCGTGCCGGGGGAGCACTTCTACAAGGTGGTGGCGTTCGACGCGGCGGGCAACGTGTCCGCGGCGTCGTCGGCGGCGTCGGTGACGGTGCCCGAGCCGGTGGGTGAGCCGGTGACGGTGGTGGTGCCGGCGTCGGGCGATGCGATGGTGCTGGCCTCGGCGGCGTCGACGAACTACGGGTCGAACACGCAGCTGGCGGTGCGTTCGGAGGGGTCGGCGCAGGAGTCGTTCCTGTCGTTCGACCTGCCGGCGGCGCCGGCGGGTGCGGGGTTGACGTCGGTGGTGCTGGGGGTGCGTTCCTCGACGGACCCGGCGGCGGCCTCGGAGGGTGCGGTGACGGCCTCGGTGGTCGGGGGGTCGTGGACCGAGTCGGGTGTGACCTGGGTGAACCGGCCCACCGGTGCCGGGGTGGTGCTGGGCTCGTTGCCGCAGGTGCCGGTGCGCAACACGGCGTACGAGCTGGTCGGTGACCCGGCGGTGCTGGCCTCGTCGTTGGGTGGCCGTGTCACCCTGCGGCTGGCCGGTGGAGGGTCGGACAACGCGCGGTTCTGGTCGCGTGAGGCCACCAACGCCACGTACGCACCGGTCCTCACCCTCACGTTCACGCCCGTCGAGGCGGCGCCTGCGGCGGAGGTGCCTCCGGCAGCCGCAACGGTCCCGCAGGCGGACACGGCCGCCGTCGAGGAGGGTGCCACCACGCCGTCGGGCACGGGCGGCGCGGTCCCGGGCGAGCACGCGGCACCGGCAGTCCCGGTGCCGGCCCCGCCGCGCCCCGAGCAGGGCCCGGTCGCCGTCCCGACGGAGCCGGTCACGGAGCCCGAGCCGACGCCGGGCACCACGACGGAGCCGCCGCCCGCGGCGGACCCGGAAGCGGAGCCGGGGGTGACGGAGCCGTGA
- a CDS encoding acyltransferase family protein, protein MTAAAPTDHRLDIGGLRAIAVLLVLLAHTVGLPSGGYLGVDVFFVLSGFLITGIMLREHARTGRISFAEFYRRRARRILPAAVLVVVATVGVAQVLFLANRAHDVRVDALWSTFFLANVHLTAQGTDYFDATGAVSLFQHYWSLGVEEQFYVVWPLLVVGCLALGRRARTRPLLPLTVMAVLVTVGSFAWAAHRTATAPTDAYFSTATRAWELGVGTLIAVGAGWISRRPGVWWRHALAWGGLAALGLGAFWLTPASPVPAPGAALPVLGTAAVVVAGTGARAPRLLGILSNPVAQYIGLVSFSLYLWHWPVVVFLDAVMAPGRTAQLVAIVVSVALAVLSYHLVEDPVRRSTWLEPRVRRAAAGPRPALVARPAALACVASLTVLAGVASGYAVLRTPAPAGPPPGAVAAATVGAVPATGAEPAAAEPTGAAAELAQQVTAAVGVGQWPDLSPAIDDLGEDDLAAPWATDECLDVRDDDDVERCRYGAADGAQVAVVLGDSVATSYVPGIADALGAAGFAVQPLTLQACPAADVAVDDFQGEPWAPCGPHREWMTAKIAELRPSLVVVAAAEDSVNRLSSGATGAAAYAEWTAGLTRTLTTLEGLAPDVVVLAPPPSGEHPATCATARSGPGECLSPVHDTWWHVRTADQAAVEAAGGAAAGIRYVDSLRWFCTAQGYCPVFVGSTPVRVDPNHLTDAYSHALAPVLRDALVPADERTVVAGDA, encoded by the coding sequence ATGACCGCGGCCGCACCGACGGACCACCGCCTCGACATCGGTGGCCTGCGGGCGATCGCGGTCCTGCTCGTCCTGCTCGCCCACACCGTCGGCCTGCCGTCCGGCGGCTACCTGGGCGTCGACGTCTTCTTCGTGCTGTCGGGCTTCCTCATCACGGGGATCATGCTGCGGGAGCACGCCCGGACGGGGCGCATCAGCTTCGCCGAGTTCTACCGGCGCCGCGCACGGCGCATCCTGCCCGCGGCGGTGCTGGTCGTCGTGGCGACGGTCGGGGTCGCGCAGGTGCTCTTCCTGGCCAACCGCGCGCACGACGTCCGCGTCGATGCGCTGTGGTCGACGTTCTTCCTCGCGAACGTGCACCTCACCGCCCAGGGCACCGACTACTTCGACGCGACGGGGGCCGTCAGCCTGTTCCAGCACTACTGGTCGCTCGGCGTCGAGGAGCAGTTCTACGTGGTCTGGCCGCTGCTGGTCGTCGGGTGCCTCGCGCTCGGGCGACGCGCCCGGACCCGCCCGCTGCTGCCGCTCACCGTCATGGCCGTGCTCGTCACGGTCGGGTCGTTCGCCTGGGCCGCGCACCGCACGGCGACCGCGCCGACCGACGCGTACTTCTCCACCGCGACGAGGGCGTGGGAGCTCGGCGTCGGCACGCTGATCGCGGTGGGCGCCGGCTGGATCAGCAGGCGCCCCGGCGTGTGGTGGCGGCACGCGCTGGCCTGGGGCGGCCTGGCGGCGCTCGGGCTCGGCGCGTTCTGGTTGACGCCCGCGTCGCCCGTCCCCGCCCCGGGTGCCGCGCTGCCCGTCCTGGGCACCGCCGCCGTCGTCGTCGCGGGAACGGGCGCGCGGGCACCCCGGCTGCTCGGCATCCTGTCGAACCCCGTGGCCCAGTACATCGGTCTCGTGTCGTTCTCGCTGTACCTGTGGCACTGGCCGGTGGTGGTGTTCCTCGACGCGGTCATGGCGCCCGGCCGCACGGCCCAGCTCGTGGCGATCGTCGTCTCCGTCGCGCTGGCGGTGCTGTCGTACCACCTGGTCGAGGACCCGGTACGCCGGTCCACGTGGCTCGAGCCGCGAGTACGCCGCGCGGCGGCGGGTCCACGGCCGGCGCTCGTCGCCCGGCCGGCCGCCCTCGCCTGCGTGGCGAGCCTCACCGTCCTGGCCGGCGTCGCGTCGGGCTACGCCGTCCTGCGCACACCCGCACCCGCGGGACCGCCGCCGGGGGCGGTCGCCGCGGCGACCGTCGGTGCCGTGCCCGCGACCGGAGCCGAGCCCGCCGCGGCGGAGCCGACCGGCGCGGCGGCGGAGCTCGCCCAGCAGGTGACGGCTGCCGTCGGCGTCGGGCAGTGGCCCGACCTGTCACCGGCGATCGACGACCTCGGCGAGGACGACCTGGCCGCCCCCTGGGCGACCGACGAGTGCCTGGACGTGCGGGACGACGACGACGTCGAGCGCTGCCGGTACGGGGCGGCCGACGGCGCGCAGGTGGCCGTGGTGCTGGGCGACTCCGTCGCCACGAGCTACGTGCCCGGCATCGCCGACGCGCTGGGCGCGGCCGGCTTCGCGGTCCAGCCCCTGACGCTGCAGGCGTGCCCGGCGGCGGACGTCGCCGTGGACGACTTCCAGGGCGAGCCCTGGGCGCCGTGCGGACCGCACCGCGAGTGGATGACGGCGAAGATCGCCGAGCTCCGACCGTCGCTCGTCGTGGTCGCCGCCGCGGAGGACTCCGTGAACCGGCTCAGCTCGGGGGCCACCGGTGCCGCCGCGTACGCCGAGTGGACCGCCGGCCTCACCCGCACGCTCACGACGCTCGAGGGCCTGGCTCCGGACGTCGTGGTGCTGGCACCGCCGCCCAGCGGCGAGCACCCCGCCACGTGCGCGACGGCGCGCTCCGGGCCCGGGGAGTGCCTCTCGCCGGTCCACGACACGTGGTGGCACGTGCGCACGGCCGACCAGGCCGCCGTCGAGGCCGCCGGCGGCGCGGCGGCGGGGATCCGCTACGTCGACAGCCTGCGCTGGTTCTGCACCGCGCAGGGGTACTGCCCGGTGTTCGTGGGCAGCACCCCGGTGCGGGTCGACCCGAACCACCTCACCGACGCCTACTCGCACGCCCTGGCCCCGGTGCTGCGCGACGCGCTCGTCCCGGCGGACGAGCGGACCGTGGTCGCCGGCGACGCCTGA
- a CDS encoding polysaccharide biosynthesis tyrosine autokinase yields the protein MRDYVAMARAHWLGLSAFAVVGVLLAALAALLTTPQYTARAEMVVVADTGSATDLVQGSEYTQKQVRTFSALATRQVVVQPAMAELGLTGSTAAVVERLSATSVLGTNVISVTATDPSPQAAADLANAVAKHLTAAVGDIVPSLPDGSKSVRLEPITTATPPAQPTSPRVVLWILLGAIGGLALGATLITLRQLVDTKVRDEASAVSLVGAPLLGAVTVHRGRAPVPAPAGSPQAEEYRQLRTSIAALAAGGRRLVAVTSSVPGEGTTATAVNLASVLAAAGDRVCLVEANLRRPRLAGQLGLEQRDGLTSVLTGGVPLEDAVAAQGPGLPDVLTSGPLTAHPSELLATSRMRELLAELTERYDHVVLDCPPVLPVTDAVVVGRLCHGVVLVVGAGAVRRHEVRAAAATLAAGGVPVVGLVANRVPRTAWSRYGDALPAAETPAAPAAAPGGPTGAEPVDAPAGDAPDSADEAPRTLGGAVRAADVARHLERASRPAAAPVPPDHDTPAAPPAARAPAGDDPATPGPADDATVGDGDTAPDPGTTRDRQAGGGPAGDGHTSDAPPPAAPLPHASPEQSTPREAVLHDDSSFVRG from the coding sequence GTGCGCGACTACGTGGCGATGGCACGTGCTCACTGGCTCGGGCTGTCCGCGTTCGCCGTCGTCGGGGTGCTGCTCGCCGCGCTGGCCGCCTTGCTCACCACACCGCAGTACACCGCCCGCGCCGAGATGGTGGTCGTGGCGGACACCGGCAGCGCCACCGACCTGGTCCAGGGGTCGGAGTACACGCAGAAGCAGGTGCGCACGTTCAGCGCGCTGGCGACCCGCCAGGTCGTCGTGCAGCCGGCCATGGCGGAGCTCGGCCTCACCGGGAGCACCGCGGCGGTCGTGGAGCGGCTGTCCGCCACGAGCGTGCTCGGCACCAACGTGATCTCGGTGACGGCGACGGACCCCTCGCCCCAGGCCGCGGCGGACCTCGCCAACGCGGTGGCCAAGCACCTCACCGCGGCGGTCGGTGACATCGTGCCGTCGCTGCCCGACGGCTCCAAGAGCGTGCGGCTCGAGCCGATCACGACCGCGACACCCCCCGCGCAGCCCACGTCGCCCCGCGTCGTCCTCTGGATCCTGCTGGGAGCGATCGGCGGTCTCGCGCTCGGGGCGACGCTCATCACCCTGCGCCAGCTCGTCGACACGAAGGTCCGCGACGAGGCGAGCGCCGTCTCCCTCGTGGGGGCACCGCTGCTCGGCGCCGTCACCGTCCACCGGGGTCGTGCGCCGGTGCCGGCACCGGCGGGCTCCCCGCAGGCCGAGGAGTACCGCCAGCTGCGCACCAGCATCGCCGCCCTCGCGGCGGGCGGACGCCGGCTCGTGGCCGTCACGTCCTCCGTGCCGGGCGAGGGCACCACGGCCACGGCCGTGAACCTCGCGTCGGTGCTCGCGGCCGCGGGCGACCGCGTCTGCCTCGTCGAGGCGAACCTGCGCCGACCGCGGCTCGCGGGCCAGCTGGGGCTCGAGCAGCGGGACGGCCTCACCTCCGTGCTGACCGGGGGCGTCCCGCTCGAGGACGCGGTCGCGGCACAGGGACCGGGTCTGCCGGACGTCCTGACGTCCGGGCCGCTCACCGCCCACCCCAGCGAGCTGCTCGCCACGAGCCGGATGCGGGAGCTGCTCGCGGAGCTGACGGAGCGCTACGACCACGTCGTGCTCGACTGCCCGCCGGTGCTGCCCGTCACCGACGCCGTGGTCGTGGGGCGGCTGTGCCACGGCGTGGTGCTCGTCGTCGGGGCCGGGGCCGTCCGGCGCCACGAGGTCAGAGCCGCTGCCGCCACCCTGGCCGCCGGGGGCGTGCCGGTCGTCGGCCTCGTCGCCAACCGCGTGCCGCGGACCGCGTGGTCGCGGTACGGCGACGCGCTTCCGGCGGCGGAGACGCCCGCCGCGCCCGCTGCGGCGCCGGGCGGGCCCACGGGGGCAGAGCCCGTCGACGCTCCCGCCGGGGACGCGCCGGACAGCGCGGACGAGGCGCCCCGCACCCTCGGCGGTGCGGTCCGTGCCGCGGACGTGGCACGCCACCTCGAGCGGGCCTCGCGGCCCGCGGCCGCACCGGTGCCGCCGGACCACGACACCCCGGCAGCGCCGCCCGCGGCCCGCGCGCCCGCCGGGGACGATCCGGCGACCCCCGGACCCGCGGACGACGCCACGGTCGGCGACGGCGACACCGCACCCGACCCCGGCACGACGCGTGACCGGCAGGCCGGCGGCGGACCGGCCGGTGACGGGCACACCTCCGACGCGCCGCCTCCCGCGGCCCCCCTTCCGCACGCGTCCCCGGAGCAGAGCACGCCCCGCGAGGCGGTGCTGCACGACGACTCGAGCTTCGTGAGGGGCTGA
- a CDS encoding glycosyltransferase: MRVLSVVTLFTPDGAYGGPTRVALNQAAALRAAGHDVRLAGGASGYDPLPDRVDDVAVDLFGVRRLLPGTGFAGLTSPGLRRWARRLLPGVDVVHVHLARDLVTLPVALDARRAGVPYVLQTHGMIDPSDHPLARPLDALATRRVLRDAAAVTHLTTDEAERLTAVAGPGLRLVELVNGVPVQPPRPTPGTREVLYLARLAPRKRPALFVSAAQRLAATHPDVRFTLVGPDEGEGDAVRALLARDDADGRITWEGPLPLDRTAARVARAAVSVLPSVDEPFPMSVIEAMSAGVPVVVTDTCGLAGRIRRAGAGEVAGPDEQSLVDAVDRLLGDADAARAAGEAGRRLTREELSIDAVRDRLESVYADAAARGAARART, translated from the coding sequence GTGCGCGTCCTCTCGGTGGTCACCCTCTTCACCCCCGACGGCGCCTACGGCGGACCCACCCGGGTCGCGCTGAACCAGGCGGCCGCGCTGCGGGCGGCCGGTCACGACGTGCGGCTCGCCGGCGGGGCGTCGGGCTACGACCCGCTGCCGGACCGGGTCGACGACGTCGCGGTCGACCTGTTCGGCGTGCGGCGGCTGCTGCCCGGGACGGGGTTCGCCGGCCTGACCAGCCCCGGTCTGCGCCGCTGGGCGCGCCGGCTGCTGCCCGGGGTGGACGTGGTGCACGTCCACCTGGCGCGGGACCTGGTCACGCTGCCCGTCGCCCTCGACGCCCGACGCGCGGGTGTCCCCTACGTCCTGCAGACGCACGGCATGATCGACCCGAGCGACCACCCGCTCGCCCGCCCGCTGGACGCGCTGGCCACGCGCCGCGTGCTGCGGGACGCGGCGGCGGTGACGCACCTGACGACGGACGAGGCGGAGCGCCTCACGGCGGTCGCCGGCCCCGGTCTGCGCCTCGTCGAGCTGGTGAACGGCGTGCCGGTGCAGCCGCCGCGGCCGACGCCGGGCACGCGGGAGGTCCTGTACCTGGCGCGCCTGGCACCCCGCAAGCGACCCGCCCTGTTCGTGTCCGCCGCGCAGCGCCTGGCCGCCACCCACCCCGACGTCCGCTTCACCCTGGTGGGGCCGGACGAGGGCGAGGGGGACGCCGTCCGCGCGCTGCTCGCGCGCGACGACGCGGACGGGCGCATCACGTGGGAGGGGCCGCTGCCGCTCGACCGGACGGCGGCACGGGTGGCACGGGCGGCGGTCTCGGTCCTGCCGAGCGTCGACGAGCCGTTCCCCATGTCCGTGATCGAGGCGATGTCGGCCGGGGTGCCCGTGGTCGTCACCGACACGTGCGGGCTCGCCGGACGCATCCGGCGTGCGGGCGCCGGCGAGGTCGCGGGACCGGACGAGCAGTCCCTGGTGGACGCCGTCGACCGGTTGCTGGGCGACGCCGACGCCGCGCGCGCCGCCGGCGAGGCCGGCCGCAGGCTGACCCGCGAGGAGCTGTCGATCGACGCCGTGCGGGACCGGCTGGAGTCCGTCTACGCCGACGCGGCGGCGCGCGGTGCGGCGCGCGCCCGGACGTAG